Proteins found in one Dryobates pubescens isolate bDryPub1 chromosome 1, bDryPub1.pri, whole genome shotgun sequence genomic segment:
- the DUSP4 gene encoding dual specificity protein phosphatase 4 has protein sequence MVATEGLREMEGSALRRLVCRDEAGAGGPGRCLVLDCRPFLAHSAGHIRGALNVRCNTIVRRRAKGAVSLEQILPAEAEVRARLRAGLYAAVVVYDERSPRAEALRDDSTVALVVRALRRDTARADIRLLAGGYERFSSEYPEFCAKSKSLSNVSPPTSAETLDLGCSSCGTPLHDQGGPVEILPFLYLGSAYHAARRDMLDALGITALLNVSSDCPNHFEGHYQYKCIPVEDNHKADISSWFMEAIEYIDSVKECCGRVLVHCQAGISRSATICLAYLMMKKRVKLEEAFEFVKQRRSIISPNFSFMGQLLQFESQVLATSCAVEAVSPSGTLRERGKATSTPTSQFVFSFPVSVGVHATPSSLPYLHSPITTSPSC, from the exons ATGGTGGCCACCGAGGGGCTGCGGGAGATGGAGGGCAGCGCGCTGCGGCGCCTGGTCTGCCGCGACGAGGCCGGCGCCGGCGGCCCCGGGCGCTGCCTGGTGCTGGACTGCCGCCCCTTCCTGGCGCACAGCGCCGGCCACATCCGCGGCGCCCTCAATGTCCGCTGCAATACGATCGTAAGGCGGCGGGCCAAGGGCGCCGtcagcctggagcagatcctcccGGCGGAGGCCGAGGTGCGGGCGCGGCTACGCGCCGGGCTCTACGCCGCCGTCGTGGTGTACGACGAGCGCAGCCCGCGCGCCGAGGCCCTGCGCGACGACAGCACCGTGGCGCTGGTGGTGCGCGCGCTCCGTCGCGACACGGCACGCGCGGACATCCGCCTCCTGGCAG GGGGTTATGAGCGCTTCTCCTCGGAGTACCCTGAATTCTGTGCAAAATCCAAGTCCCTGAGCAACGTGTCACCCCCCACCAGTGCTGAGACCCTGGATCTGGGCTGCAGTTCCTGTGGGACTCCTCTTCATGACCAG GGTGGCCCTGTGGAAATCCTCCCCTTCCTCTACCTTGGCAGTGCCTACCATGCTGCCCGTCGGGATATGCTCGATGCGCTGGgcatcacagccctgctgaaCGTCTCCTCAGACTGCCCCAACCACTTTGAGGGGCACTACCAGTACAAATGTATCCCTGTGGAGGATAACCACAAAGCTGACATCAGCTCCTGGTTCATGGAGGCAATTGAGTACATTG ACTCAGTGAAAGAGTGTTGTGGCCGAGTCCTAGTCCACTGCCAAGCTGGTATCTCCCGCTCAGCCACCATCTGCTTGGCTTATCTGATGATGAAGAAGCGTGtcaagctggaggaggcctttGAGTTCGTCAAGCAGCGCCGAAGCATCATCTCCCCTAACTTCAGCTtcatggggcagctgctgcagttcgAGTCACAGGTGTTGGCCACCTCATGTGCAGTAGAAGCTGTCAGCCCCTCGGGGACACTGCGGGAACGGGGCAAGgccacctccacccccacctctCAGTTTGTCTTCAGCTTCCCAGTCTCTGTTGGTGTCCATGCcactcccagcagcctcccataCCTGCACAGCCCCATCACCACGTCACCCAGCTGTTAG